The following are encoded in a window of Ruficoccus amylovorans genomic DNA:
- a CDS encoding division/cell wall cluster transcriptional repressor MraZ has protein sequence MISFEQGLYAGEFRHNLDAKKRLTVPSKWRFEGDEKALYLAFRNPCGCVTIYPPALVQELKNKLSSIKLGDQKAQRAVMKLFSGADQFTIDKNGRINLSERLYQQAEISREVVLVGGVDKFHLWNPERYDAYISADEDDGDLSDVLSELGL, from the coding sequence ATGATCTCCTTTGAACAGGGCCTTTATGCCGGTGAGTTCCGGCACAATCTGGACGCCAAAAAGCGTCTGACGGTCCCGTCGAAGTGGCGTTTTGAGGGGGACGAAAAGGCTCTGTATCTCGCTTTCCGCAATCCCTGCGGCTGTGTGACCATTTACCCGCCCGCCTTGGTGCAGGAGCTCAAGAACAAGCTCTCGTCGATTAAACTCGGCGACCAGAAGGCTCAACGGGCGGTCATGAAGCTGTTCAGCGGGGCGGACCAGTTCACCATCGACAAAAACGGCCGCATCAACCTGAGCGAGCGTCTCTACCAACAGGCGGAGATCTCCCGGGAGGTGGTCCTCGTCGGTGGCGTTGACAAATTTCACCTTTGGAACCCCGAGCGCTACGACGCCTACATTTCCGCCGACGAAGACGACGGCGATCTCAGCGACGTCCTCAGCGAACTCGGACTCTAA
- the rsmH gene encoding 16S rRNA (cytosine(1402)-N(4))-methyltransferase RsmH: MAGHLPVMLREVLELLAPQRGGHYLDGTFGGGGHSRAILESGPEVRLTALDRDPDAARRAERFREEFGHRFTFYHLEFSQLQTLTEHDYAGALFDLGVSSFQLDEAERGFSFGKPAPTDMRMDPTSGQSAAEFLETAPERDLVHAVRDLGEEQAWRRVCRAIMEARCSGRLSRTDSLAELVSEAIPKRGGKPSRIHPATRTFQGIRMAVNDELGVLERVLPAAFERLAAGGVLAVITFHSLEDRLVKRFFNRLAGRPEHAGDSRPQDERVQFAELLTRRPLAPSEEEIAVNPRSRSAKVRAVRKLAGAPELQPA, translated from the coding sequence ATGGCCGGTCATCTTCCCGTAATGCTGCGAGAGGTGCTGGAGCTCCTCGCTCCGCAGCGGGGAGGGCACTACCTCGACGGTACTTTCGGAGGCGGCGGCCACAGCCGCGCCATTCTGGAGTCCGGCCCCGAGGTTCGCCTGACCGCCCTTGACCGCGACCCGGACGCCGCCCGCAGGGCCGAGCGCTTCCGCGAGGAATTCGGACACCGCTTCACTTTTTACCACCTGGAATTTTCTCAACTGCAAACACTGACTGAACACGATTACGCCGGGGCTCTTTTCGACCTCGGCGTATCCTCTTTCCAACTCGACGAGGCCGAACGCGGCTTCTCCTTCGGCAAGCCCGCCCCCACTGACATGCGAATGGACCCCACATCCGGCCAAAGCGCCGCCGAGTTTCTCGAGACCGCTCCCGAGCGCGATCTCGTGCACGCGGTGCGTGACTTGGGGGAAGAGCAGGCATGGCGGCGCGTGTGCCGGGCCATCATGGAGGCTCGCTGCAGCGGCCGTCTGTCCCGCACCGACTCGCTGGCCGAATTGGTCTCCGAGGCCATCCCGAAGCGCGGCGGCAAGCCCTCGCGCATCCACCCGGCGACCCGGACCTTTCAGGGCATCCGCATGGCGGTGAACGACGAACTGGGCGTGCTTGAGCGCGTCCTGCCCGCCGCCTTCGAGCGGTTGGCCGCCGGGGGCGTCCTGGCTGTGATCACTTTCCACTCGCTGGAGGACCGCCTCGTGAAGCGCTTCTTCAACCGCCTGGCGGGCCGTCCCGAGCACGCCGGAGACTCCCGTCCGCAGGACGAGCGCGTCCAGTTCGCCGAACTGCTGACCCGCCGCCCGCTCGCTCCCTCCGAGGAGGAAATCGCCGTCAACCCCCGGAGCCGTTCGGCCAAGGTGCGCGCCGTGCGCAAGCTTGCCGGTGCTCCCGAACTTCAACCTGCCTGA